A window from Bacteroidetes Order II. bacterium encodes these proteins:
- a CDS encoding ATP-dependent Clp protease adaptor ClpS yields the protein MKSLSPAYIVASGINAPLEDILEVTDVQLDRPWRVILYNDNVHTFDEVIYQLQLATGCSMERGEQLAWEVHTKGKANVYEGEFEQCFRVQMILKEIELVTEIQG from the coding sequence ATGAAAAGCCTTTCTCCTGCATATATAGTGGCCTCTGGTATCAACGCTCCTTTAGAGGACATCTTAGAAGTCACCGATGTACAACTGGATCGCCCGTGGCGCGTAATCCTCTATAACGACAATGTGCATACCTTCGACGAGGTTATTTATCAACTTCAACTAGCAACGGGCTGTTCGATGGAACGTGGTGAACAACTGGCTTGGGAGGTGCATACCAAAGGAAAAGCCAATGTATATGAAGGAGAATTCGAGCAGTGCTTTCGGGTACAGATGATTCTGAAAGAAATCGAATTAGTCACCGAAATTCAAGGATAA